A genomic region of Leptolyngbya sp. NIES-2104 contains the following coding sequences:
- a CDS encoding response regulator — MKSRDTQKQKLLVVDDEPDNLDLLYRTFYREFKVLRAENGPSALDILAKEGDVAVIISDQRMPMMSGTEFLSLTASKYPDIIRIILTGYTDVEDLVEAINAGKVFKYVTKPWSDTELRDVVKSAIDTHTLLRTRTEELRRTLQRESLLNAITSTIRSALSYDEILQTIVETIGKNFEVSGAIVCPFRDGEIQDQTFTYWNAAMPQPDLARTIWETYQLEAIPDVEQCDRIQQLIDRQAAYTAADIRSTLIVPLICQQELIAILALHESGRNRAWQPEEIDLIHTVADQAALALSQAHNYEQVRALAKREALINTITTAIRSSLDPQEIFAAITQQLGQGLQVDGCALSLWTEDDEFVQCVGLHDSSWGDQKPAEAFLPQSSVPIEGNPVLKQLVATQQPIILNDLSQHTEFNVSEFRTPARALLVVPLMADGKIIGSISLRQNHQVRNWQASEIQLAQSVASQAAIAVQQSRLYQTTRQQAEKLLQLDRQKTEFFQNISHEFRTPLTLMVGPLEGAVSSGQGLSPEQSTIALRNSRRLLRLVNQLLDLQRLDAGRMQPKFQPCNLAEFVSQIVETFRPYCEKKGLMLVTQLEPCPDVYLDLEKFDKVLYNLLSNAMKFTPAGKTISVALEAIDDRCCLKVRDTGIGIRADQLPHLFERFRQAEGSENRSFEGTGLGLALVKELVEMHNGQINVESVYGQGTTFTIDLKFGANHLPADQVINVQTEVQTHRAAVELADLEVELQDDRDSEPAPMVELSINEHQPRILVVDDNPDLRSYVSGVLRQQGYLVWTARNGAEGFEQAKAHHPSLIVTDLMMPIVSGLDMIRMIRAQDDLKGTPIVLLTAKADEDTRLEGVERGADAYLAKPFNDRELLAEVRNLLALKENEQRVSRINTYLTESVLRRFLPPSMVKRAAQGDLTLDLRPEPRMITVLFSDIVGFTQLSNTLRSRRVAELLNEYLNAMTRCVFDNGGTVDKFMGDAILALFGAPEELTPNEQVRRAIATARHMYQTLDQLNAHWEAQGIDRVSFRCGIHQGTAVVGMFGGQERSDYTAIGPSVNIAARLQEAAAPGAILISAAVADYVDEDNITKESPLKLKGVDETVLTFSVSPYLDRVPLRH; from the coding sequence ATCTCGTGATACTCAGAAGCAAAAATTGCTGGTCGTCGATGATGAACCGGATAATCTCGACCTCCTCTATCGCACGTTCTATCGAGAATTTAAAGTGCTAAGGGCAGAAAATGGTCCCTCTGCACTCGATATCCTCGCCAAAGAAGGCGATGTGGCAGTGATCATCTCTGACCAGAGAATGCCCATGATGAGCGGCACCGAGTTTCTCAGCCTGACTGCCTCCAAATATCCCGATATTATTCGCATTATTTTGACGGGCTATACCGATGTTGAAGATCTTGTCGAAGCGATCAACGCCGGAAAAGTCTTCAAATATGTGACAAAACCTTGGAGTGATACCGAATTGCGCGATGTGGTGAAAAGCGCGATCGATACTCACACGCTCTTAAGAACTCGCACCGAGGAACTTCGTCGCACCCTACAACGCGAATCGCTTCTAAATGCGATCACGAGTACAATTCGCAGCGCTCTGAGTTACGACGAAATCCTACAAACGATCGTCGAAACGATCGGGAAAAATTTCGAGGTTAGTGGCGCGATCGTTTGCCCTTTCCGCGATGGAGAAATCCAAGATCAAACCTTCACTTATTGGAATGCGGCAATGCCTCAGCCGGATTTGGCTCGGACGATTTGGGAAACGTACCAACTCGAAGCCATTCCCGATGTCGAACAGTGCGATCGCATTCAGCAATTGATTGATCGACAAGCAGCATACACAGCGGCAGATATCCGATCAACCTTAATCGTGCCGCTGATTTGCCAGCAGGAACTCATCGCCATTCTCGCCCTGCACGAATCTGGAAGAAATCGCGCTTGGCAACCCGAAGAAATCGATCTAATTCACACCGTCGCGGATCAAGCTGCACTTGCACTTTCGCAAGCACACAACTATGAGCAGGTTCGCGCTCTGGCAAAACGAGAAGCCTTGATCAATACAATTACAACTGCAATTCGATCGAGCCTTGATCCCCAAGAAATTTTCGCGGCAATCACTCAGCAACTCGGACAAGGCTTACAGGTGGATGGCTGTGCGCTTTCCCTCTGGACAGAAGATGATGAATTTGTTCAATGTGTGGGTTTGCACGATTCGAGTTGGGGTGATCAAAAACCTGCTGAAGCGTTTCTCCCACAATCGAGTGTGCCGATCGAAGGAAATCCAGTTCTGAAACAATTGGTCGCGACTCAACAGCCGATTATTCTAAACGATTTATCGCAGCACACAGAATTCAATGTCTCCGAGTTTCGCACTCCCGCCCGCGCACTCCTTGTCGTTCCGTTGATGGCAGACGGCAAGATTATCGGTAGCATTTCACTAAGACAGAATCATCAAGTGCGAAACTGGCAAGCTTCAGAGATTCAATTAGCACAGTCAGTCGCATCTCAAGCCGCGATCGCGGTTCAACAATCGCGTCTCTATCAAACGACTCGCCAGCAAGCCGAAAAGCTGCTACAACTCGATCGTCAAAAAACCGAGTTTTTCCAAAACATTTCTCACGAGTTCCGCACCCCGTTAACTTTAATGGTGGGACCGCTAGAAGGAGCCGTTTCTTCAGGTCAAGGACTTTCACCCGAACAATCCACGATCGCGCTTCGCAATTCCCGCCGTTTGCTCCGATTGGTCAATCAACTGCTCGATCTTCAGCGCTTAGATGCTGGAAGAATGCAGCCAAAATTCCAGCCCTGCAATTTAGCAGAATTCGTCAGTCAAATTGTCGAAACCTTCCGCCCGTACTGCGAGAAGAAAGGACTCATGCTAGTCACTCAGTTGGAACCCTGCCCAGATGTTTACCTTGATTTAGAAAAGTTTGACAAGGTTCTCTATAACTTGCTCTCGAATGCGATGAAGTTTACGCCTGCGGGTAAAACGATCAGTGTTGCACTCGAAGCGATCGACGATCGGTGCTGTCTAAAAGTTCGAGATACTGGAATTGGCATTCGTGCGGATCAATTGCCGCATTTGTTTGAGCGATTCCGTCAAGCTGAAGGCTCAGAAAACCGAAGCTTTGAAGGAACAGGTCTAGGACTCGCACTGGTGAAAGAACTGGTGGAAATGCACAACGGACAGATCAACGTCGAATCGGTTTACGGACAAGGAACGACGTTCACGATCGACCTAAAATTCGGTGCAAATCATTTACCCGCCGATCAGGTGATCAATGTTCAGACCGAAGTTCAGACCCATCGTGCAGCGGTTGAACTTGCAGATTTAGAAGTCGAACTCCAAGACGATCGCGATTCCGAACCTGCTCCGATGGTCGAACTATCGATTAATGAGCACCAACCGAGAATTCTCGTCGTCGATGACAATCCCGATTTGCGATCGTACGTTTCCGGTGTTCTCAGACAACAAGGCTATCTCGTCTGGACGGCTCGAAACGGTGCAGAAGGATTTGAGCAAGCGAAAGCGCATCATCCATCATTGATCGTGACCGATTTGATGATGCCGATCGTGTCGGGCTTAGACATGATCCGCATGATTCGCGCTCAAGACGATCTGAAAGGAACACCGATCGTTTTACTCACAGCAAAAGCCGATGAAGACACCCGCCTTGAGGGAGTCGAACGGGGTGCAGACGCTTACTTAGCAAAACCGTTTAACGATCGAGAACTACTGGCTGAAGTTCGCAACCTTCTTGCACTCAAAGAAAACGAACAGCGGGTTTCTCGAATCAATACTTATCTCACTGAATCGGTTCTACGGCGATTCCTACCGCCTTCAATGGTAAAACGCGCGGCTCAAGGTGATTTGACACTTGATCTGCGTCCTGAACCTCGAATGATTACAGTACTGTTTAGCGATATTGTCGGATTCACTCAGCTTTCTAATACTTTGCGATCGCGTCGAGTTGCCGAACTTCTAAATGAATATCTTAATGCGATGACTCGCTGTGTGTTCGATAACGGTGGCACTGTCGATAAATTCATGGGCGATGCAATTTTGGCACTGTTTGGTGCGCCAGAGGAACTCACCCCAAATGAGCAAGTCAGACGTGCGATCGCAACGGCTCGTCATATGTATCAGACGCTCGATCAACTGAATGCTCACTGGGAAGCGCAAGGAATCGATCGCGTTTCATTCCGTTGTGGGATTCATCAAGGAACCGCAGTCGTCGGAATGTTTGGTGGACAAGAGCGATCGGACTACACGGCAATTGGTCCAAGTGTGAACATTGCAGCCCGATTACAAGAAGCAGCGGCTCCGGGTGCGATTCTCATTTCGGCAGCAGTCGCGGATTATGTTGATGAAGACAACATCACTAAGGAAAGCCCGCTCAAGCTGAAGGGAGTCGATGAAACGGTGCTGACTTTCTCGGTGAGTCCGTATCTCGATCGAGTTCCGTTGCGGCATTGA
- a CDS encoding M1 family metallopeptidase codes for MLHQFSLDTDNGHRSFELPGARPHYNPDRPGQVEHIFLDLILDIPNQSYQGTCTIRLNPIRNGIDRLTLDAVNLNIESVKIDDISQQFDYDGEQLQIQLKQPTRIGEKIELAIAYHVEKPQRGLYFIAPTQDYPNKPTQVWTQGEDEDSRFWFPCFDYPGQLTTSEIRVAVPKQMIAVSNGELIATEDRGDARIFHWYQREIHPAYLMTLAIGDFAELRDEWQGKPVTYYVEKGREEQARLSMGKTPQMIEFFSQKYGYPYAFPKYAQVCVDDFIFGGMENTSTTLLTDRCLLDGRAAIDNRSTESLVAHELAHQWFGDLIVIKHWSHAWVKEGMASYAEVMWFEEEYGREEALYYLLGQARQYLDEDASRYRRSLVTHVYREAIELYDRHIYEKGSCVYHMIRAELGDELFYSAIATFLNDNAHRTVETIDLLRAIEKSTGRNLTFLFDQYVYRGGHPDFKVNYAWDSDSNLAKVTVSQSQSELFDLRIPIGINFVNAGKVDQKTFTVRIHEKEQSFYFPLEKKPDFISFDVDNYHLKTVELEYPMPELKAQLQYDSDPVSRLYAAQAIAKKGGLEAVRVLSEALKRDHFWGVRAEIAESLATIKLDQAVEAVIAGLNDPEARVRRTIAGCLAQIATPESYAALGSIVEKGDASYYVEATALRSFGKVAASGLSESSEEETLKLIERVLKERQGWNEVVRAGAIGALSQLKTSEAALNLILEYTQPGVPQPLRLSAIRALGPISTGQDKINVERILERLKTLSRETFFLTQVAVAVSLGQMETTKAIGILQSLADQTPDGRVRRIAEESVQKVQKNAGSDKAVKQLREELDQLKKENQDLKSRLENLEAKTKG; via the coding sequence CACGTCCTCACTACAATCCCGATCGTCCGGGTCAAGTCGAGCATATTTTCCTAGATCTGATCCTCGATATCCCGAATCAAAGTTATCAAGGGACTTGCACGATTCGATTGAATCCGATTCGTAACGGAATCGATCGCTTAACGCTCGATGCGGTGAATCTGAATATTGAATCCGTTAAAATCGATGACATATCTCAGCAGTTTGATTACGACGGTGAACAGCTACAGATTCAACTAAAGCAACCGACTCGGATTGGTGAAAAGATTGAACTAGCGATCGCGTATCACGTCGAGAAGCCCCAGCGCGGACTCTACTTTATTGCACCAACTCAGGACTATCCAAATAAGCCGACTCAAGTTTGGACACAGGGCGAGGATGAAGATTCGCGCTTCTGGTTTCCCTGCTTTGACTATCCGGGACAGTTAACGACTTCAGAAATTCGCGTTGCGGTTCCTAAGCAGATGATTGCCGTTTCAAATGGTGAATTGATTGCGACTGAAGATCGAGGCGATGCTCGAATTTTTCATTGGTATCAGCGAGAAATTCATCCGGCATATTTGATGACGTTAGCGATCGGAGATTTTGCTGAACTGCGCGACGAATGGCAGGGTAAACCTGTCACTTACTACGTCGAGAAAGGGCGCGAAGAGCAAGCGCGTCTGAGTATGGGTAAAACGCCGCAGATGATTGAGTTTTTCAGTCAGAAATACGGCTATCCCTATGCGTTTCCGAAATATGCTCAAGTTTGCGTCGATGATTTCATTTTCGGCGGTATGGAAAATACTTCAACGACCTTGCTCACCGATCGCTGTTTGCTCGACGGGCGAGCCGCGATCGACAATCGCAGTACTGAAAGTTTAGTCGCTCACGAACTGGCTCATCAATGGTTCGGTGATTTGATCGTGATCAAACATTGGTCACACGCTTGGGTCAAAGAAGGAATGGCTTCTTATGCTGAGGTGATGTGGTTCGAGGAGGAATACGGACGCGAAGAAGCGCTGTATTACTTACTCGGTCAAGCGCGACAGTATTTAGATGAAGATGCGTCTCGGTATCGTCGATCGCTGGTAACTCATGTGTATCGAGAAGCGATCGAGCTTTACGACAGACACATTTATGAGAAAGGCTCTTGTGTTTATCACATGATTCGCGCTGAGTTGGGCGACGAATTGTTTTATAGCGCGATCGCGACTTTTCTCAATGACAATGCTCATCGAACTGTGGAAACGATTGACTTGTTAAGAGCAATTGAAAAATCCACCGGACGCAATCTTACATTCTTGTTTGATCAATATGTTTATCGCGGTGGACATCCTGATTTCAAAGTAAATTATGCTTGGGATTCTGATAGTAACTTGGCAAAAGTGACGGTATCACAATCGCAATCAGAGTTATTTGATCTGAGAATTCCGATCGGAATTAATTTCGTGAATGCGGGCAAAGTCGATCAAAAAACGTTCACCGTTCGCATTCACGAGAAAGAACAAAGCTTCTATTTTCCATTAGAAAAGAAACCGGATTTTATTAGCTTTGATGTCGATAACTATCACCTGAAAACAGTTGAGCTAGAGTATCCAATGCCCGAACTCAAAGCGCAATTGCAATACGATTCTGATCCGGTATCACGACTATATGCGGCACAAGCGATCGCGAAAAAAGGCGGACTCGAAGCGGTGAGAGTGCTGTCTGAAGCATTGAAACGCGATCATTTCTGGGGTGTCCGGGCTGAGATTGCAGAAAGCTTGGCGACGATCAAACTCGATCAAGCCGTTGAAGCGGTGATCGCAGGATTGAATGATCCAGAAGCACGCGTGAGACGCACGATCGCGGGATGTCTGGCTCAAATTGCAACTCCAGAAAGTTACGCGGCATTAGGCTCGATCGTGGAAAAAGGCGATGCGAGTTACTACGTCGAAGCGACTGCACTCCGAAGCTTTGGAAAAGTTGCGGCATCGGGTCTGAGCGAATCTTCGGAAGAGGAAACACTGAAACTGATTGAGAGAGTTTTGAAAGAGCGTCAGGGCTGGAATGAAGTCGTGAGAGCAGGTGCGATCGGGGCTTTAAGTCAACTCAAAACTTCGGAGGCGGCACTCAATCTGATTTTGGAATATACGCAGCCTGGAGTGCCCCAACCGCTTCGACTTTCAGCAATTCGCGCTTTGGGTCCGATTTCAACTGGACAAGACAAGATCAACGTAGAGCGAATTTTGGAACGGCTGAAAACCTTGTCACGCGAAACGTTCTTTTTAACTCAAGTCGCGGTGGCGGTTTCGCTTGGACAAATGGAAACGACAAAAGCGATCGGGATTCTGCAATCGCTTGCCGATCAAACTCCTGATGGTCGAGTTCGCCGCATCGCTGAAGAATCTGTCCAAAAAGTTCAGAAAAATGCAGGTTCAGACAAAGCTGTGAAACAACTGCGCGAAGAACTCGATCAACTCAAGAAGGAAAATCAAGACCTGAAGAGCCGACTTGAGAATCTAGAGGCGAAAACGAAAGGGTAA